One Huiozyma naganishii CBS 8797 chromosome 5, complete genome DNA segment encodes these proteins:
- the MIX17 gene encoding Mix17p (similar to Saccharomyces cerevisiae MIC17 (YMR002W); ancestral locus Anc_6.34) → MFAQMASTAAGVAVGSTIGHTLGAGLTGMFSGGGDSAVDTPQSNAAVLDNTEQNTARCDVDARNFTRCLDENNGNFQICDYYLQQLKACQEAARQY, encoded by the coding sequence ATGTTTGCGCAGATGGCGTCCACGGCAGCCGGTGTTGCCGTCGGTAGTACAATCGGACACACGCTAGGTGCCGGGCTAACAGGTATGTTCAGCGGTGGCGGTGACAGTGCAGTGGACACTCCACAGAGCAACGCAGCGGTCCTCGACAACACGGAACAGAACACTGCTCGGTGTGACGTCGACGCTAGAAACTTCACCAGGTGTCTTGACGAGAACAACGGGAACTTCCAGATATGCGATTACTATTTGCAGCAATTGAAGGCCTGCCAGGAGGCAGCGAGACAGTACTGA
- the AIM34 gene encoding Aim34p (similar to Saccharomyces cerevisiae YMR003W; ancestral locus Anc_6.35) — protein MIHAVRPLVRGTARSSLWSRCATLAMRRPARFVRLLHVEDAGAGPEMHEAPAIYQGMSVKLLKDECRSRGLRVSGKKLDLVNRIVDFERTQSLQHAGQDNEHESHQRHIDETHELLRDAREHAEKIDAELRLLEVAAEKAEQDAAGENTAQPATPLTEAQRATSSAETTLPPSHVEILKSQLSETKSYVDSLEAKYEQVNNQIAARETAEEQTNSGPNSSTQEDKSQSQNSVGYALVALGGALGLGWIFQRSEKRT, from the coding sequence ATGATACACGCTGTACGGCCGCTTGTGAGAGGGACCGCACGGTCGTCCCTGTGGTCGCGGTGTGCGACGCTGGCGATGCGTCGCCCCGCGAGGTTTGTGAGATTGCTGCATGTTGAGGATGCTGGGGCTGGGCCAGAAATGCACGAGGCACCCGCGATCTACCAGGGGATGTCTGTGAAACTGCTGAAGGATGAGTGTCGGTCCCGCGGGCTCAGGGTCTCTGGGAAGAAGTTGGACCTAGTTAACAGGATTGTCGATTTCGAAAGGACCCAAAGTTTGCAGCACGCGGGTCAAGATAATGAACACGAAAGCCACCAACGGCATATCGATGAGACACATGAGCTACTGAGAGATGCAAGGGAGCATGCAGAAAAGATAGACGCAGAACTGCGTCTTCTCGAAGTGGCAGCTGAAAAGGCGGAACAGGATGCTGCTGGGGAGAACACGGCGCAACCGGCTACTCCTCTTACAGAGGCACAACGGGCTACCTCTTCTGCTGAGACGACTCTCCCCCCATCCCACGTGGAGATATTGAAGAGCCAATTGTCGGAAACCAAGTCGTACGTGGACTCATTGGAGGCCAAATACGAGCAAGTCAACAACCAGATAGCAGCACGCGAAACAGCAGAGGAGCAGACCAACAGTGGCCCTAACTCCTCCACGCAGGAGGACAAATCGCAATCGCAGAACAGTGTCGGATACGCATTGGTTGCCCTTGGTGGTGCCCTCGGTCTTGGCTGGATCTTCCAACGCAGCGAAAAGCGTACCTGA
- the TAF4 gene encoding Taf4p (similar to Saccharomyces cerevisiae TAF4 (YMR005W); ancestral locus Anc_6.40): protein MPNNKRSDSNPNNDGAGPSGKKQKVQAADSLGLALPKVDEKKSKGKKGAHGSANGARNQGKAQTDPNKMQDVLFSAGVDIKEEEALLQTSTNLSKKKLSQQRNAAADAVMMPPHQPFLHPDQVLATMRKASKDAQFNSNFISSSNKKADVLAVVSSACEYYMRDIVTNALVISRHRRRGVQLNTGRRSEVSIALKSIALTQRKEEEKRLKKRIALGLEKEDVDTQVNSEETLHRASNLTATLRAGTKKQYGWLTSSVAKPTSSMTKSMGKVANDINSRGDNGLKFREAREEPGIVMRDLLFALENRRMGVNNAITKGYAKIRD from the coding sequence ATGCCAAACAACAAACGGTCCGATTCGAACCCGAACAATGACGGCGCTGGACCCTCTgggaagaaacagaaggtCCAGGCGGCAGACTCGCTTGGACTGGCATTACCGAAGGTAGAcgaaaagaagagcaagGGCAAGAAGGGCGCGCATGGCTCGGCAAACGGTGCCAGGAACCAAGGTAAAGCACAGACAGATCCCAATAAGATGCAGGATGTGTTGTTCTCTGCTGGGGTGGATATtaaagaggaggaggcacTCCTGCAGACATCGACGAATctgtcgaagaagaaactctcGCAGCAGCGGAACGCGGCTGCAGATGCTGTCATGATGCCTCCTCATCAGCCATTTTTACACCCGGACCAAGTTCTCGCTACGATGCGGAAAGCGAGCAAAGACGCGCAGTTCAACTCGAACTTCATTTCGAGTTCGAACAAGAAGGCGGACGTTCTCGCTGTTGTGTCCAGTGCATGCGAGTACTATATGAGGGATATTGTGACAAATGCGCTGGTGATATCGCGACACAGGCGGCGCGGGGTGCAACTTAACACGGGGAGGAGAAGCGAAGTCTCAATAGCGCTCAAAAGTATCGCGTTGACCCAGAggaaagaggaggagaagaggtTGAAGAAACGGATTGCGCTTGGGTTGGAGAAGGAAGATGTCGACACACAGGTCAACTCAGAGGAAACACTGCATCGTGCATCGAACCTCACGGCGACGCTAAGGGCAGGGACGAAGAAACAGTACGGATGGCTCACATCCTCCGTTGCCAAACCCACTTCGTCGATGACGAAATCGATGGGTAAAGTAGCGAACGATATAAACTCTCGTGGCGATAACGGTCTGAAATTCAGAGAGGCCCGTGAGGAACCGGGCATTGTCATGAGAGATCTCCTTTTTGCATTGGAAAACAGACGAATGGGCGTGAATAATGCCATCACGAAGGGGTATGCCAAGATAAGAGATTGA
- the KNAG0E00900 gene encoding lysophospholipase family protein (similar to Saccharomyces cerevisiae PLB1 (YMR008C) and PLB3 (YOL011W); ancestral locus Anc_6.42): MLAARELALLVAVASGASAWSPTDSYVPGNVTCDDDINLIRNASHTLSQDEREWLSVRNNVTRPALLEFLQRSTANFSDDSLLGQLFNSSSGRNVPKIGIACSGGGYRAMLSGAGMLAAMDNRTRGANENGLGGLLQSATYLAGLSGGNWLTGTLAWNNWTSVQTIVDNFTVDDSIWDIDHSIINPGGINIFKSGSRWDHISDAVNAKQDAGFNISLADVWGRALSYNFFPSLYRGGEAYTWSTLRDAEVFKNAEMPFPISIADGRYPGSHVIDLNATLFEFNPFEMGSWDPTVNSFTDVKYLGTNVSEGKPVNKGQCVAGFDNTGFIMGTSSTLFNQFLLRINGTGLPKFITQLATHFLTDLSEDYNDIAIYAPNPFKDAKFQMGNASTSISDSEYLFLVDGGEDDENIPLYPLIQEQRDLDVVFALDNSADTNLSWPDGNSLVHTYQRQFGAQGKDTAFPYVPDVNTFVNLGLNEKPTFFGCDARNLTDLEYVPPLVVYIPNARHSFNGNQSTFKMSYSARERYGMIQNGFESATRGNFTDDQDFLGCIGCAIMRRKQQSLNYTLPSECETCFTNYCWNGTISNEPALGVSDAAEVQSSQLASALSTASADASSVVASSTGSVSSKSKVRKNAANAVNVDSVSGRLITLVAMLGSVIGFI, translated from the coding sequence ATGCTGGCTGCTAGAGAATTGGCTCTTTTGGTGGCTGTTGCTTCAGGGGCCTCCGCTTGGTCCCCCACTGATAGCTACGTGCCCGGGAATGTGACCTGTGACGATGACATCAATCTGATCAGAAACGCGTCGCACACCCTGTCTCAGGACGAGAGGGAGTGGTTGAGTGTGCGGAACAACGTCACGAGGCCCGCTTTGCTCGAGTTCTTGCAGCGGTCGACCGCGAACTTTTCGGATGACTCGCTGCTTGGGCAGCTGTTTAACTCGTCCTCGGGACGCAACGTCCCCAAGATCGGGATTGCCTGTTCTGGGGGTGGGTACAGGGCCATGCTGAGCGGTGCTGGTATGCTCGCTGCCATGGACAACAGGACCCGTGGTGCGAACGAGAACGGGCTCGGCGGGCTGCTGCAGAGTGCCACCTACTTGGCTGGTCTGTCCGGTGGTAACTGGTTGACTGGTACGCTGGCGTGGAATAACTGGACCTCCGTGCAGACGATCGTGGACAACTTCACCGTGGACGACTCCATCTGGGACATCGACCACTCCATCATCAACCCTGGTGGGATTAACATCTTTAAGTCCGGGTCCCGCTGGGACCACATCTCGGACGCCGTCAACGCCAAGCAGGACGCAGGGTTCAATATCTCTTTGGCCGATGTCTGGGGTCGTGCGTTGTCGTACAATTTCTTCCCTAGTCTTTACCGCGGTGGTGAAGCGTACACTTGGTCCACTTTGAGGGACGCCGAGGTGTTCAAGAATGCGGAGATGCCGTTCCCGATTTCCATTGCAGATGGGAGATACCCGGGCTCGCACGTCATCGACCTCAACGCTACCCTGTTCGAGTTCAACCCATTTGAAATGGGGTCGTGGGATCCAACGGTGAACAGTTTCACAGACGTCAAGTACCTGGGTACAAATGTGTCCGAGGGTAAGCCAGTGAACAAGGGCCAGTGTGTTGCCGGGTTTGACAACACCGGGTTCATTATGGGCACTTCGTCAACTCTGTTCAACCAGTTCTTGCTGAGAATCAACGGCACTGGTCTCCCCAAATTCATCACGCAATTGGCCACCCACTTCCTAACAGACCTATCTGAGGATTACAACGATATCGCCATCTACGCACCAAACCCATTCAAGGACGCCAAGTTCCAAATGGGGAATGCCTCCACCAGTATTTCTGACTCCGAGTACCTGTTCCTCGTTGACGGTGGTGAGGACGACGAAAACATCCCACTGTACCCATTGATCCAAGAGCAGCGTGATCTGGACGTCGTCTTCGCATTGGACAACTCCGCGGACACGAACCTGTCCTGGCCAGACGGTAACTCCCTAGTGCACACGTACCAACGTCAATTCGGTGCCCAGGGTAAGGACACCGCATTCCCATACGTCCCTGACGTGAACACTTTCGTCAACCTGGGGTTGAATGAGAAACCAACTTTCTTCGGTTGCGACGCTCGTAACTTGACCGACTTGGAATACGTCCCACCTCTTGTCGTTTACATTCCAAACGCAAGACACTCCTTCAACGGGAACCagtccactttcaagatgTCGTACTCTGCCAGGGAACGTTACGGTATGATCCAAAACGGATTCGAGTCTGCAACAAGGGGGAATTTCACAGACGATCAGGACTTCTTGGGCTGTATCGGGTGTGCCATCATGAGACGTAAGCAACAATCCTTGAACTACACTTTACCAAGTGAGTGTGAGACTTGTTTCACGAACTACTGTTGGAACGGTACCATTTCTAACGAGCCAGCGTTGGGCGTTTCCGACGCTGCTGAGGTCCAGTCGTCCCAGTTGGCTTCTGCACTAAGTACTGCGTCCGCCGACGCCAGCTCTGTGGTCGCTTCGTCCACTGGTTCCGTCTCGTCAAAATCCAAAGTAAGAAAGAACGCTGCTAACGCGGTCAATGTGGACTCTGTCTCGGGCCGTTTGATCACACTTGTGGCGATGTTGGGTTCTGTTATTGGGTTCATTTGA
- the RRN11 gene encoding Rrn11p (similar to Saccharomyces cerevisiae RRN11 (YML043C); ancestral locus Anc_6.46), with protein MFELPVLLGSFSESQSLVRKKLRYRYRNEIKNQYKRIKIHDENGQLTPESSHTELDDHESRSRVCRGRKRRLYDLRDREEHGFESDSSEAQDEVGDLPEKEEEEIGHEERKYFKNHEKPEDLYEVWHVATERRKVPIQRQFVSYNRLQTIERRAKRKMEVPLLHVSRVRSSEFSAEIDGYDVVSRGDETTHFENKHIQLLVTLLHRHISTENWNLAYKVFALLIRMPRVDIRAVWNLGVAILARRDSTTAIDFLEWMHSVYSNKHRFIQNVNHRLPPAFRSGSRTHTAQYTTTWLWLSLRAATEQAQEGAPTTLEPLELLTDKTSELLLTPPYMDDSEVWFIYCSCYFVKADILSRNIHSDLTHNVHAFSSSTMDLRRNEVVQSITRCQKTLHTAEEKSDQARHRAHAYWELPTGYIKRQLQQIEKRLTAQSTPRDQPSSPAHYENYGLGDTELAEDQADIDAFPIEEDNSFLQALDTQPLSDNFL; from the coding sequence ATGTTTGAATTACCGGTGCTTCTCGGGTCGTTTTCTGAGTCGCAGAGTCTTGTTAGAAAGAAATTGCGATACCGGTACCGTaacgagatcaagaacCAGTACAAACGGATCAAAATCCACGATGAAAATGGACAACTGACTCCCGAGAGCTCGCACACGGAGTTGGATGACCACGAAAGCAGGTCTAGAGTGTGTAGAGGGAGAAAGAGGAGACTCTATGATTTGCGTGATCGAGAAGAACATGGCTTTGAGTCAGACTCCAGTGAAGCGCAGGACGAGGTGGGGGATTTGCcagagaaggaggaggaggagataGGGCATGAGGAGCGCAAGTATTTCAAGAACCACGAGAAGCCGGAGGACTTGTACGAAGTGTGGCACGTTGCGACTGAAAGGAGGAAAGTCCCCATCCAGCGGCAGTTTGTGTCTTACAACAGACTTCAAACGATTGAGAGGAGGGCCAAACGGAAGATGGAGGTGCCCTTGCTGCATGTGTCAAGGGTGCGCTCGAGCGAGTTTTCCGCTGAGATAGATGGCTACGATGTGGTGTCCAGAGGCGACGAAACAACGCATTTTGAGAACAAGCATATTCAGTTGCTCGTGACCTTGTTGCACCGGCACATCTCCACCGAGAACTGGAACCTGGCGTACAAAGTGTTTGCACTGCTGATTCGTATGCCCCGGGTTGACATCAGAGCTGTGTGGAACCTAGGTGTCGCAATCCTTGCTCGCCGGGACTCGACAACCGCCATTGACTTTCTCGAGTGGATGCACAGCGTGTACTCGAACAAGCACAGGTTCATCCAGAACGTCAACCACAGGCTTCCACCCGCGTTCCGGTCCGGTTCGCGCACTCACACGGCACAGTACACGACGACGTGGCTATGGTTGTCTTTGAGGGCAGCGACCGAGCAAGCACAAGAGGGCGCCCCGACGACGCTCGAACCTTTGGAGCTTCTCACGGACAAAACCTCGGAGCTCCTGTTGACCCCGCCGTACATGGACGACAGCGAGGTGTGGTTCATCTATTGTTCGTGTTACTTTGTCAAGGCAGACATCCTCTCGAGGAACATCCACAGCGACTTAACGCACAACGTGCATGcgttctcctcgtcgacCATGGACTTGCGGCGCAACGAGGTTGTTCAGAGCATCACCCGATGCCAGAAGACTTTGCACACCGCGGAGGAGAAGTCCGACCAGGCAAGACACCGGGCGCATGCGTACTGGGAACTCCCGACGGGATACATCAAAAGACAGCTACAGCAAATAGAGAAGCGGCTCACGGCGCAGAGCACACCAAGGGACCAACCTTCAAGCCCTGCCCACTACGAGAACTACGGCCTCGGGGACACGGAACTGGCCGAAGATCAGGCAGACATCGACGCATTCCCTATAGAGGAGGACAATTCCTTCCTACAGGCGCTCGACACACAGCCACTCTCGGACAACTTTTTGTAA
- the PRB1 gene encoding proteinase B (similar to Saccharomyces cerevisiae PRB1 (YEL060C) and YSP3 (YOR003W); ancestral locus Anc_6.14), translating into MKITQPVLWAVALNRVAEALVLPEIRDERGVSQGEHGGRRHDVEEHGRRGRPHHGPKHEKDEHRPCKHGKEAHDEEELAPLYTPGSALSASSSRSNKYIILFKEGVTAEQISAHKQLLQQVLLETSDVSAQGIVADVLDSFDLEGVLSGYVAELSPMVLELVRRSPFVQLVEQDSEVHTNEFDTQNNAPWGLARISHRDPLSLGSFNKYLYDDAAGEGVDSYIIDTGINVKHKEFEGRAQWGKTIPDNDFDEDGNGHGTHCAGTIASKHYGVAKRANVIAVKVLRSNGSGSMSDVIMGVEFAAKQHASKAKSNDKKFKGSTANMSLGGGKSPSLDRVVDAAVKLGLHFSVAAGNENQDACNTSPAASERAITVGASTLSDDRAYFSNWGSCVDIFAPGLNILSTYTGSDDATATLSGTSMASPHVAGLLTYFLSLQPEKSSQFGTSAQITPEQLKKKLLDYSTKGVLFDLPEDTPNALIYNGGGADLSDFWGDKGKKSHKPLFAHEYDNVWASSDAMFEQVRAMFGKLNIF; encoded by the coding sequence aTGAAGATTACACAGCCCGTTCTATGGGCGGTTGCTTTGAACAGGGTCGCCGAGGCTCTTGTTCTGCCAGAGATTAGAGATGAGAGAGGGGTTTCTCAGGGCGAACATGGGGGGCGTCGTCacgatgttgaagaacacgGCCGTCGCGGACGTCCTCACCACGGACCCAAGCACGAAAAGGACGAGCACCGCCCCTGCAAGCACGGAAAAGAGGCGcacgacgaagaagaactaGCTCCACTGTACACTCCAGGGTCAGCTCTCTCCGCTTCCAGCTCGCGCTCGAACAAGTATatcatcttgttcaaagaaggTGTCACGGCTGAACAGATTAGTGCACACAAGcagctgttgcaacaggttCTGTTGGAGACGAGCGACGTCTCTGCACAAGGTATAGTCGCTGACGTGCTGGACTCGTTCGACCTTGAGGGCGTTTTGTCCGGTTATGTTGCTGAACTGTCTCCAATGGTGTTGGAACTCGTCAGACGCTCGCCATTTGTGCAACTCGTGGAGCAGGACTCCGAGGTGCACACTAACGAGTTCGACACTCAGAACAACGCTCCTTGGGGGTTGGCCCGTATCTCGCACAGAGACCCACTGTCCCTAGGGTCCTTTAACAAGTACCTCTACGATGACGCCGCTGGCGAAGGTGTAGACAGCTACATCATCGATACGGGGATCAACGTCAAGCACAAAGAATTCGAGGGCAGGGCCCAGTGGGGGAAAACGATCCCTGACAACGATTTCGACGAGGACGGGAACGGACACGGGACCCACTGTGCGGGGACTATCGCCTCAAAGCACTACGGTGTCGCCAAGCGCGCCAACGTCATCGCCGTGAAAGTGCTCCGCTCTAACGGGTCCGGGTCCATGTCCGATGTTATCATGGGTGTCGAGTTCGCTGCCAAACAGCACGCGAGCAAAGCGAAATCAAACgacaagaagttcaaggGATCCACGGCTAACATGTCCCTAGGTGGTGGGAAGTCCCCATCGTTGGATCGTGTCGTCGACGCCGCTGTGAAGTTGGGATTGCACTTCTCCGTCGCTGCGGGGAACGAAAACCAAGACGCCTGTAACACGTCTCCTGCCGCGTCAGAGAGAGCAATCACCGTCGGTGCATCAACTCTATCAGACGACAGAGCGTACTTCTCCAACTGGGGGTCCTGTGTCGACATCTTTGCTCCAGGTTTGAACATCCTGTCCACTTACACCGGCTCAGACGACGCCACGGCTACTTTATCGGGGACTTCCATGGCCTCTCCTCACGTTGCTGGGCTGTTGACTTACTTCCTGTCTTTACAACCGGAGAAGTCAAGTCAATTTGGCACATCCGCACAAATCACTCCAGAACAActaaagaagaaactgctcgACTACTCGACAAAGGGCGTCCTATTCGACTTACCAGAGGACACACCAAACGCCCTAATCTACAATGGCGGTGGCGCAGACCTATCCGATTTCTGGGGCGACAAGGGCAAGAAATCGCACAAACCTTTATTCGCACACGAATACGACAACGTTTGGGCGAGTTCCGACGCCATGTTCGAACAGGTCAGAGCCATGTTCGGGAAATTGAATATCTTTTGA
- the SOM1 gene encoding Som1p (similar to Saccharomyces cerevisiae SOM1 (YEL059C-A); ancestral locus Anc_6.12), which yields MAPNVRVLTRNDVPLPQPQDGCVLKELVQFRCENDGTQWQCAPFRRLFEQCPSQEGTNKGKCVATKRYEVTGDTTTTTTSRTNPKSPQTTTGNTARDRKSTSHTTKPST from the coding sequence ATGGCACCGAACGTACGTGTCCTGACACGCAACGATGTCCCACTACCACAGCCACAAGACGGCTGCGTGTTGAAGGAACTCGTGCAGTTCCGCTGCGAAAACGACGGCACGCAATGGCAATGCGCCCCGTTCAGGCGTTTGTTCGAGCAGTGTCCCTCGCAAGAGGGCACAAACAAGGGCAAATGTGTTGCCACTAAGCGGTACGAGGTTACTGGTgataccaccaccaccaccaccagcagaaCGAATCCCAAATCACCCCAGACGACAACCGGAAACACAGCACGTGACAGAAAATCCACATCACATACCACGAAACCGTCCACGTGA
- the PCM1 gene encoding phosphoacetylglucosamine mutase PCM1 (similar to Saccharomyces cerevisiae PCM1 (YEL058W); ancestral locus Anc_6.11): protein MSREAVRAVFDAVCTTKGYTYTYGTAGFRDKAAVLDTVMFATGCVAVLRSWRLNGAQVGVMVTASHNPPEDNGVKVVDPEGGMLPEQWEPLATRLANLAANGTFDQWWEYWTSLVEEGNYTGGARLCVGHDTRESSPRLLKNLMDAALAVSGGSITISKPWITNHPQLHYLTSLQRDGVTDAAAYNDHFQGCWQKLFPDGVVAWPFDRLFIDTANGVGAVQLQQFFKGWAVDQNKFRLLNTDYGTPENLNVKCGADFVKTNHRLPSEVPDQRGTSGALPDLYCSFDGDADRIVFYFVKNKQFHLLDGDKISTLFAKFIGQLTARAGADDKLTVGVVQTAYANGNSTRYIASELGIPSACTKTGVKHLHHVAKTQYDIGIYFEANGHGTVVFSDKFNEVVAGVASTNDAASTLYHFSKLINQTVGDAIADMLGVLAVLIKLQWTPEVWGAEYTDLPNLLTKVVVPDRSIFETTDQERRLVSPEGLQEKIDACVGRFKRARSFVRASGTENAVRIYCEAEDPQEVQELSKQVTEAVLNSV from the coding sequence ATGAGTAGAGAGGCTGTCAGAGCTGTGTTTGATGCAGTATGTACGACAAAGGGGTACACGTACACGTACGGGACTGCAGGGTTCCGGGATAAAGCTGCAGTTCTAGATACAGTCATGTTTGCGACAGGGTGTGTTGCCGTGCTGCGGTCGTGGAGGCTCAATGGGGCACAGGTCGGGGTTATGGTCACCGCTTCGCATAACCCACCGGAGGATAACGGCGTGAAAGTCGTGGACCCTGAAGGTGGGATGCTGCCCGAACAGTGGGAACCTCTTGCTACGCGGCTTGCCAACCTTGCTGCGAATGGAACCTTTGATCAGTGGTGGGAATACTGGACCTCGCTTGTGGAAGAGGGCAACTACACGGGGGGGGCACGGTTATGTGTCGGGCACGACACGCGGGAATCGAGTCCGCGGTTGCTGAAGAATCTCATGGATGCAGCATTGGCAGTCTCTGGAGGTTCGATTACTATCAGCAAACCCTGGATTACTAATCACCCACAGTTGCACTACTTGACAAGTCTGCAACGGGACGGCGTGACAGATGCCGCAGCGTATAACGACCACTTCCAAGGATGCTGGCAGAAACTGTTCCCGGATGGTGTTGTTGCCTGGCCCTTCGACAGATTGTTCATCGATACGGCCAACGGTGTAGGGGCTGtgcagttgcaacagttCTTTAAAGGGTGGGCCGTGGACCAGAATAAGTTTAGATTGTTGAACACAGACTACGGGACACCAGAAAACTTGAACGTAAAATGTGGCGCCGACTTCGTCAAGACAAACCACAGACTACCAAGCGAAGTCCCCGATCAGCGAGGCACGAGCGGCGCTCTGCCGGATCTGTACTGCTCCTTCGACGGTGATGCGGATCGGATCGTGTTCTACTTCgtcaaaaacaaacagtTCCACCTGCTAGATGGGGACAAAATTTCCACCTTGTTTGCCAAATTCATCGGTCAGTTGACCGCACGAGCTGGTGCGGATGATAAGCTGACCGTCGGTGTCGTCCAGACCGCGTACGCCAACGGGAACTCCACTCGCTACATTGCATCAGAACTCGGCATCCCCTCTGCCTGCACGAAGACGGGAGTCAAGCATCTCCACCATGTCGCGAAGACGCAGTACGATATTGGGATATACTTTGAGGCCAATGGGCATGGAACCGTAGTTTTCTCGGACAAGTTCAACGAGGTGGTTGCAGGGGTCGCCAGTACAAATGACGCAGCAAGTACTTTGTACCATTTCAGCAAACTGATCAACCAGACTGTTGGAGACGCTATAGCGGACATGCTGGGTGTTCTCGCTGTCCTTATCAAGCTGCAATGGACCCCTGAAGTTTGGGGTGCAGAGTATACAGATCTTCCTAACCTCCTGACAAAAGTTGTCGTCCCAGACAGGAGCATTTTCGAAACCACAGATCAAGAGAGAAGACTCGTTTCACCAGAGGGTCTGCAGGAGAAGATAGACGCCTGCGTCGGCAGATTCAAGAGAGCAAGAAGTTTCGTGAGGGCTAGCGGTACGGAGAACGCAGTGCGGATTTACTGTGAAGCAGAAGATCCCCAGGAAGTACAAGAACTGTCCAAACAGGTGACAGAAGCAGTTCTAAATAGCGTTTGA
- the KNAG0E00950 gene encoding NAD(P)H-dependent oxidoreductase — translation MKVFVVFAHPDIRSYNGSLLKVMTSHLTSQGHEVKVSDLYKEKFKTNVDEDDFLNFEKGSRLKIIDASMDAAAENALTDDVKKAQENLLWADFIIFQFPLWWYSVPAILKGWFDRVFSGGFAYGIPNDDGMGDGILRGKKAMLLTTVGVRGEPYGPRGINGPMTDLLFPITHGTLFFVGLTVYPSFCIYHVDHATQETFERDSIKLMDTLDNIDSIKPIPFRKQTREEYTYPGLVLKEGVETPGARGFELQLTG, via the coding sequence ATGAAAGTGTTTGTAGTGTTTGCTCATCCCGATATTAGGTCATACAATGGCTCTTTGCTCAAGGTGATGACCTCGCATCTAACTTCACAAGGTCATGAAGTTAAGGTTTCGGACTTATACAAGGAGAAATTTAAGACAAAcgttgatgaagatgattTCCTGAATTTCGAGAAAGGTTCCCGTCTAAAGATCATTGACGCATCGATGGATGCTGCTGCGGAAAACGCTTTGACAGACGACGTGAAAAAGGCCCAAGAGAATCTGTTATGGGCAGATTTCATTATATTCCAATTCCCCCTATGGTGGTACAGTGTCCCCGCCATTTTGAAGGGCTGGTTCGATCGGGTTTTCTCTGGGGGTTTTGCATATGGTATTCCTAACGATGATGGAATGGGGGATGGGATTTTGAGGGGTAAGAAGGCAATGTTGTTGACAACGGTAGGTGTCAGGGGCGAACCATACGGGCCAAGAGGTATCAACGGTCCAATGACTGATCTCCTGTTCCCAATAACCCATGGTACCttgttttttgttggaTTGACAGTTTATCCGTCGTTTTGTATTTACCATGTGGATCACGCTACCCAGGAGACGTTCGAACGAGATTCGATAAAGTTAATGGACACATTGGATAATATTGATTCCATTAAGCCAATACCATTCCGTAAACAAACCCGCGAGGAGTATACGTACCCTGGTCTGGTGCTAAAGGAAGGTGTAGAGACTCCTGGCGCAAGAGGATTTGAATTACAGCTTACCGGGTAG